A window from Vulcanimicrobium alpinum encodes these proteins:
- the malQ gene encoding 4-alpha-glucanotransferase: MTLVAREYVDALGTRRAAPPETVAQFERLVDAQAHPVTPPVRTVREGEPVTLDVTLPQISWPETLRWTLVREDGSTERGELALRDAPVVATEPGDVTFDTRRVTIPATVPLGIHRIDFTVAAFADATAHVTVVPEHAYPPSGRTWGIALQLYTLRSERNDGVGDFADLRAVCALLGERGASYVGINPLHASFRGDPDAASPYSASSRRWLNWLCIAVDEVPEARDPSVAALLADPARAQRQARLRAAGDVDYAGVAAMKDEALRACFAVLERDETRRYAFLAWCVERGEALRRFATFDVLAARFGRSLAAWPPPYHSPDAPDVALFAAAESDEVQFAMYLQWLAAEQLAAVARDAAKHGVRLYRDLAVGVDANAADVWADAGTYVPGVSVGAPPDVLNTLGQDWGLPPPHPGELGRDGYLGLLALLQANCRDAGALRIDHAFSLARLYWIPRGAGARTGTYVAYPLDDLRGIVALASVRERCVVIGEDLGTVPEGFRDQMEATGILSYRILLFERTLDGAFIPPEAYPALALAASGTHDLATIPAWLHGEDLGLRDRLGFLETPLDAEYAARERDRDALLDALIAHGDLDPAQCDDEIAVVIAANRYLAAAPCAIVMAQLDDILGERMPVNVPGTSHQYPNWRRKLGTDVDSLASDERLRRLCTTLAQMRPRVP; encoded by the coding sequence GTGACGCTGGTCGCACGCGAGTACGTCGACGCGCTGGGGACGCGGCGCGCGGCCCCGCCCGAGACCGTCGCGCAGTTCGAGAGGCTCGTCGACGCGCAGGCGCACCCCGTCACGCCGCCGGTCCGTACGGTCCGCGAGGGCGAGCCGGTGACGCTCGACGTCACGCTGCCGCAGATCAGCTGGCCGGAGACGCTGCGCTGGACGCTCGTGCGCGAGGACGGTTCGACAGAGCGCGGCGAGCTCGCACTGCGCGACGCACCGGTCGTCGCGACCGAACCCGGCGACGTGACCTTCGATACGCGCCGCGTCACGATCCCAGCGACGGTGCCGCTGGGGATTCACCGGATCGACTTCACCGTCGCCGCGTTCGCCGACGCGACGGCGCACGTGACCGTCGTGCCGGAGCATGCGTACCCTCCGAGCGGCCGCACGTGGGGGATCGCGCTGCAGCTCTACACGCTGCGTTCCGAACGCAACGACGGGGTCGGCGACTTCGCCGACTTGCGCGCGGTCTGCGCGCTGCTCGGCGAGCGCGGCGCATCGTATGTCGGAATCAACCCGCTGCACGCATCGTTTCGCGGCGATCCCGACGCCGCGAGCCCATACTCGGCCTCGTCGCGGCGCTGGCTCAACTGGCTGTGCATCGCGGTCGACGAGGTGCCCGAGGCGCGCGACCCGTCCGTCGCCGCGCTGCTCGCCGACCCTGCGCGCGCGCAGCGGCAGGCGCGTCTGCGCGCGGCGGGCGACGTCGACTACGCCGGCGTCGCGGCGATGAAAGACGAAGCGTTGCGCGCATGCTTCGCGGTCTTGGAGCGCGACGAGACGCGGCGCTATGCGTTCCTTGCTTGGTGTGTCGAGCGCGGTGAGGCGCTGCGCCGGTTCGCGACGTTCGACGTGCTCGCGGCGCGCTTCGGGCGCAGCCTGGCCGCGTGGCCGCCACCCTACCACAGCCCCGATGCGCCCGACGTCGCGCTGTTCGCCGCCGCCGAGTCCGACGAGGTGCAGTTCGCGATGTACCTGCAGTGGCTGGCGGCCGAACAACTCGCCGCCGTCGCGCGCGACGCCGCCAAGCACGGCGTGCGGCTCTATCGCGATCTCGCCGTCGGCGTCGACGCGAACGCCGCCGATGTCTGGGCCGACGCCGGCACCTACGTCCCCGGCGTCTCCGTCGGCGCGCCGCCCGACGTCCTCAACACGCTCGGTCAGGACTGGGGCCTGCCGCCGCCGCATCCGGGCGAACTGGGCCGCGACGGTTATCTCGGACTGCTCGCGCTGCTGCAGGCCAACTGCCGCGACGCCGGCGCCCTGCGTATCGATCACGCCTTCTCGCTCGCGCGGCTCTACTGGATCCCGCGCGGCGCGGGCGCGCGCACCGGAACCTACGTCGCGTATCCGCTGGACGATCTGCGCGGGATCGTCGCGCTCGCGAGCGTGCGCGAGCGCTGCGTGGTGATCGGCGAAGATCTCGGGACCGTCCCCGAGGGCTTTCGCGACCAGATGGAAGCGACCGGCATCCTCTCGTATCGCATCCTGCTCTTCGAACGGACGCTCGACGGCGCGTTCATCCCGCCCGAAGCGTACCCAGCACTCGCGCTCGCCGCATCGGGGACACACGATCTCGCGACGATCCCCGCATGGCTGCACGGTGAAGATCTCGGGTTGCGCGACCGGCTCGGATTCCTCGAGACGCCGCTCGACGCGGAGTATGCGGCCCGCGAGCGCGACCGCGACGCGCTGCTCGACGCGTTGATCGCGCACGGCGATCTCGATCCCGCGCAATGCGACGACGAGATCGCCGTCGTGATCGCGGCGAACCGCTACCTCGCCGCCGCGCCGTGTGCTATCGTGATGGCACAACTCGACGACATCCTGGGCGAACGCATGCCGGTGAACGTCCCGGGGACCTCCCACCAATACCCAAACTGGCGCCGGAAACTCGGCACGGACGTCGACTCGCTGGCGTCGGACGAGCGCCTGCGCCGGCTCTGCACCACGCTCGCGCAGATGCGACCGAGGGTACCGTGA
- a CDS encoding mannose-1-phosphate guanyltransferase has protein sequence MKAVLMAGGEGSRLRPLTSRRPKPLAPVAGIPVMEHIVNLLSAHGFGEIVATLHYLADEIEAWFGDGSANGVTMHYVVEDTPLGTAGAVKMANDLLAGDTFLIISGDALTDVDLSALVRHHKEQKNDVTIALQRVTNPLEFGVVVTGEDGRIVRFLEKPSWGEVFSDTINTGIYVLEPGILDLMERGKIYDFSKDLFPRMLHEGKKLGGWVFDTYWTDIGNLEQYQQANYDAIERKVAISFSGDEVRPGVWAGEGTTIDPQAHIEGPVVLGREVRVGAGATIVGPAVVGDHSIVERNAAITRSVLWEDCYVGEEASLNDCTVADRNTIERRATVQEASVIGRGCTLGHGSTVNAHLKLWPDKWVNAGSIVSMSLIYGQKWPGSLFGSVGISGLANLEITPEFALKLGQAFGTSLKSGQTVMTSRDTHPASRVMNRCVISGLLSVGINVLDLRSYPLPLARYAVRVGGDGGVHVRVAPDDANALVFEFFDHTGIGIEKGAERKVENLFFREDFRRTPMDEVGRLDFPSRALERYSGAFVESLGAKALKDANFRVVIDYAFGNASIVLPQILGTLGVEQIALNAYFDSEKVRTFRNDRERHLQQLTSVVSSLEANLGVLIDADGETVILVDDTGAIIGRNRLMALLTLLVARSKPGARIALPLTVPSVVERIAADNGATIVRTRSDRRSLMSLAECDPSIAFAGGMNYELIFPEFQPAFDGIYAAAKIMELLAAEQRKLSQLVATLPEWHIAGRVVACPWDRKGAVMRSLHDEAAHAGNGKVETLDGVRLERNGGWVLVLPDATDASVNIWAEGTTDDDAARYADEIAGRVRTIAAG, from the coding sequence GTGAAAGCAGTCTTGATGGCGGGCGGCGAGGGTTCGCGCCTTCGTCCCCTGACCTCGCGCCGACCCAAGCCGCTTGCGCCCGTCGCCGGGATCCCGGTGATGGAACACATCGTCAACCTGCTGAGCGCGCACGGGTTCGGCGAGATCGTCGCGACGCTGCACTATCTTGCCGACGAGATCGAAGCCTGGTTCGGGGACGGCAGCGCCAACGGCGTCACCATGCACTACGTCGTCGAAGACACGCCTCTGGGGACCGCGGGCGCGGTGAAGATGGCGAACGATCTGCTCGCCGGCGACACGTTTCTCATCATCAGCGGCGATGCGCTCACCGACGTCGACCTCTCGGCGCTCGTCCGCCATCACAAAGAGCAGAAGAACGACGTCACGATCGCGCTGCAACGCGTCACCAACCCGCTGGAGTTCGGCGTCGTCGTGACCGGCGAGGACGGACGCATCGTGCGCTTCCTCGAGAAGCCGTCGTGGGGCGAGGTGTTCTCCGACACGATCAACACCGGGATCTACGTGCTCGAGCCCGGGATCCTCGACCTGATGGAACGCGGCAAGATCTACGATTTCTCGAAAGATCTCTTTCCGCGCATGCTGCACGAAGGCAAGAAGCTGGGCGGCTGGGTGTTCGACACCTATTGGACCGACATCGGCAACCTCGAACAGTACCAGCAGGCCAACTATGACGCGATCGAACGGAAAGTCGCGATCTCGTTCTCCGGCGACGAAGTGCGGCCCGGCGTGTGGGCGGGCGAAGGGACGACGATCGACCCGCAGGCGCATATCGAAGGGCCCGTCGTGCTCGGTCGCGAGGTCCGGGTCGGCGCCGGCGCAACGATCGTCGGACCGGCGGTGGTCGGCGACCACTCGATCGTCGAGCGCAACGCCGCGATCACGCGCAGCGTGCTGTGGGAAGACTGCTACGTCGGCGAGGAGGCGTCGCTCAACGACTGCACCGTCGCCGACCGCAACACGATCGAACGCCGCGCGACCGTGCAGGAAGCGAGCGTGATCGGCCGCGGCTGCACGCTCGGACACGGCTCGACGGTCAACGCGCACCTCAAGCTGTGGCCCGACAAGTGGGTCAACGCCGGCTCGATCGTCTCGATGTCGCTGATCTACGGCCAGAAGTGGCCGGGCTCGCTGTTCGGATCGGTGGGGATCAGCGGTCTGGCGAACCTCGAGATCACGCCGGAATTCGCGCTGAAGCTCGGCCAGGCGTTCGGAACGTCGCTGAAGTCGGGGCAGACGGTGATGACGAGCCGCGACACGCACCCTGCGTCGCGCGTGATGAACCGCTGCGTGATCTCCGGCCTCCTCAGCGTCGGGATCAACGTGCTCGATCTGCGTTCGTATCCGCTGCCGCTCGCGCGCTACGCGGTACGGGTGGGCGGCGACGGCGGCGTGCACGTTCGCGTTGCCCCCGACGACGCGAACGCGCTGGTATTCGAGTTCTTCGACCACACCGGGATCGGGATCGAGAAAGGCGCCGAACGGAAGGTCGAAAACCTCTTCTTCCGCGAGGATTTCCGGCGCACGCCGATGGACGAGGTCGGCCGGCTCGACTTCCCCTCGCGCGCGCTCGAACGCTACTCCGGCGCGTTCGTCGAATCGCTCGGCGCGAAAGCGCTCAAGGACGCCAACTTCCGGGTCGTGATCGACTACGCGTTCGGCAATGCCTCGATCGTCCTGCCGCAGATCCTCGGCACGCTGGGCGTCGAGCAGATCGCGCTCAACGCGTATTTCGATTCCGAGAAGGTGCGCACGTTCCGCAATGACCGCGAGCGGCATCTGCAGCAGCTCACGAGCGTGGTCAGCTCGCTGGAAGCGAACCTCGGCGTGCTGATCGACGCCGACGGCGAGACGGTCATCCTCGTCGACGACACCGGCGCGATCATCGGGCGCAACCGGCTGATGGCCCTGCTGACGCTGCTCGTCGCGCGGTCGAAGCCGGGCGCGCGGATCGCCCTGCCGCTCACGGTCCCCTCGGTCGTCGAGCGCATCGCCGCCGACAACGGCGCGACGATCGTGCGCACGCGCAGCGACCGCCGCTCGCTGATGAGTCTGGCGGAATGCGATCCGTCGATCGCGTTCGCGGGCGGGATGAACTACGAACTGATCTTCCCGGAGTTCCAGCCCGCGTTCGACGGGATCTACGCGGCAGCGAAGATCATGGAACTGCTCGCGGCGGAACAGCGCAAGCTCTCGCAGCTTGTCGCCACGCTCCCGGAATGGCACATCGCCGGGCGCGTCGTCGCCTGTCCGTGGGACCGCAAGGGCGCGGTGATGCGCTCGCTGCACGACGAAGCCGCGCACGCCGGCAACGGCAAGGTCGAGACGCTCGACGGCGTCCGGCTCGAGCGCAACGGCGGCTGGGTGCTCGTCCTCCCCGATGCGACCGATGCATCGGTGAACATCTGGGCCGAAGGCACCACCGACGACGACGCGGCGCGCTACGCCGATGAAATCGCCGGCCGCGTCCGCACGATCGCCGCCGGCTGA
- a CDS encoding SDR family oxidoreductase gives MPVLLITGGSRGIGAALAIAAAREGYDVALTYASDRASADAVVAKIAALGRTAVAIEADVAREADVVRAFAEVDRRFGSLDAVVINAGITGTFTRVDTLDVAMLERVLAVNVTGAFMTAREAVRRLSTAHGGRGGAIVVISSRAATLGSPGEYVHYAASKAAVDTLVRGLSKEIAREGVRVNGVQPGLIDTEIHARAGRPERVAQIAPNVPMGRAGTAEEVAQSVLWLLSPLASYVTGAILEVGGGR, from the coding sequence ATGCCGGTTCTTCTGATCACCGGCGGCAGCCGCGGCATCGGCGCCGCGCTCGCGATCGCAGCCGCTCGCGAGGGCTACGACGTCGCGCTGACCTATGCGAGCGATCGCGCATCCGCCGATGCGGTGGTCGCGAAGATCGCCGCGCTCGGGCGCACCGCCGTCGCGATCGAAGCCGACGTCGCGCGCGAGGCCGACGTCGTGCGCGCGTTCGCCGAGGTCGATCGCCGGTTCGGGTCGCTCGACGCGGTGGTCATCAACGCGGGGATCACCGGGACGTTCACGCGCGTCGACACGCTCGACGTCGCGATGCTCGAGCGCGTCCTCGCGGTCAACGTCACCGGCGCGTTCATGACCGCGCGCGAGGCGGTACGCCGGCTCTCGACCGCGCACGGCGGACGCGGCGGTGCGATCGTCGTCATCTCGTCGCGTGCGGCGACGCTCGGCTCGCCGGGTGAATACGTCCACTATGCCGCCTCGAAGGCGGCGGTCGATACGCTGGTGCGCGGTTTGAGCAAAGAGATCGCGCGCGAGGGCGTGCGGGTGAACGGCGTGCAGCCGGGGCTGATCGACACCGAGATCCACGCGCGTGCCGGCCGTCCCGAACGGGTCGCGCAGATCGCACCGAACGTCCCGATGGGCCGCGCCGGGACGGCCGAGGAAGTCGCGCAAAGCGTGCTGTGGCTGCTCTCGCCGCTCGCCTCGTACGTCACCGGTGCTATCCTGGAGGTCGGCGGAGGCCGCTGA
- a CDS encoding glycosyltransferase family 4 protein, which translates to MIPRHVALLSFEGPDRYASIGGLATRVTQLARALGAAGHDVELFFVGDPQAAAIEETDPGVTLRRWSQWISTQHPRNAYDGEPAKIHDWEVSLPPWIVDELLVPANAAGERVLVICEEWQTANVAIAIDRLARERCVRGALTLMWNANNTYGFEKIHWPTLTRAAAVTCVSKYMKFELGVWGVNALVIPNGIDEALLAGADREQTAALRAAFGTKPTCVKVGRFDPDKNWLQAIDAIAELHAAGTPARLIVRGGKEPYGDVVLGRARERHLAVERLAYEGSDWHEFARLLGTVDAPVVHVRAFLDEATLYALYAAADATLANSGKEPFGLVGLEVMASGGIAVCGATGEEYAEPFVNAIVCDTSDGRELATYLKALFDDPTLGAELRANGAETARRYTWDNALTALDRKIAYVDARSALA; encoded by the coding sequence ATGATCCCGCGTCACGTTGCGCTCCTGTCGTTCGAGGGACCCGATCGCTACGCGTCGATCGGGGGCCTCGCGACGCGCGTGACGCAGCTCGCGCGCGCGCTCGGCGCCGCGGGCCACGACGTCGAACTGTTTTTCGTCGGCGATCCGCAGGCCGCGGCGATCGAAGAGACCGATCCCGGCGTGACGCTGCGCCGCTGGTCGCAGTGGATCTCGACGCAGCATCCGCGCAACGCCTACGACGGCGAGCCGGCGAAGATCCACGATTGGGAAGTGAGCCTGCCGCCGTGGATCGTCGACGAACTCCTCGTCCCGGCGAACGCCGCCGGCGAACGCGTGCTGGTGATCTGCGAGGAATGGCAGACCGCGAACGTCGCGATCGCGATCGACCGGCTCGCGCGCGAACGCTGCGTGCGCGGCGCGCTCACGCTGATGTGGAACGCGAACAACACGTACGGCTTCGAGAAGATCCATTGGCCGACGCTCACGCGGGCCGCGGCGGTGACGTGCGTGAGCAAGTACATGAAGTTCGAGCTCGGCGTGTGGGGCGTGAACGCGCTGGTGATCCCGAACGGGATCGACGAAGCGCTGCTCGCCGGCGCGGATCGCGAGCAGACCGCCGCCTTGCGCGCAGCGTTCGGCACGAAGCCGACGTGCGTGAAAGTCGGGCGGTTCGATCCCGACAAGAACTGGCTGCAGGCGATCGACGCGATCGCGGAACTGCACGCCGCGGGGACGCCCGCGCGGCTCATCGTGCGCGGCGGGAAAGAGCCGTACGGCGACGTCGTCCTCGGCCGCGCGCGCGAACGGCATCTCGCCGTCGAGCGGCTGGCGTACGAGGGCAGCGACTGGCACGAGTTCGCGCGTCTGCTGGGGACGGTCGACGCACCGGTGGTGCACGTGCGCGCATTCCTCGACGAAGCGACGCTCTACGCGCTCTACGCCGCCGCCGACGCGACGCTGGCGAACAGCGGCAAAGAGCCGTTCGGACTGGTGGGCTTGGAAGTGATGGCGTCGGGCGGGATCGCGGTCTGCGGGGCGACCGGCGAAGAGTACGCCGAACCGTTCGTCAACGCGATCGTCTGCGACACCAGCGACGGACGTGAACTCGCGACGTATCTCAAAGCCCTCTTCGACGATCCGACGCTCGGCGCGGAACTGCGCGCGAACGGCGCCGAAACGGCGCGGCGCTACACCTGGGACAACGCGCTGACGGCGCTCGACCGCAAGATCGCCTACGTCGACGCGCGCAGCGCGCTCGCCTGA
- a CDS encoding DEAD/DEAH box helicase, translated as MQTTFDDLGLAPGLLRAVRELGFTTPTPVQAGAIPPALAGRDVLASAQTGTGKTAAFGLPLLQMVSALPRKRTHGLILAPTRELAAQIAAHLTELAKGSGLRVRAIFGGIGYAPQMHAIRTGTEILVATPGRLIDHLDQGARLDDVSLLVLDEADRMLDMGFLPAVRRIVAKAPARKQTLFFSATIAPEIAKLSRELLRDPVRIEIASKSAEVTAEGITHVAYTIDQQRKTDLLVELLKDNNIFSAIAFTRTKARANRLAMALEKHGIGADRIHGDRSQAQRTRALADFKRGKLRVLVATDVAARGIDIADLGHVVNFDVPMVAEDYVHRVGRTARAEATGDAITFVAHDEEKLFRDIEKVVGRRIDRAKLPELPPAKAPLAAPQQHPSFAVPRRGDPVHHAPRARNAPARPRTAPR; from the coding sequence ATGCAAACGACATTTGACGACCTGGGCTTGGCCCCGGGCCTCTTGCGCGCCGTGCGCGAACTCGGGTTCACGACCCCGACGCCGGTGCAAGCCGGCGCGATCCCGCCGGCGCTCGCCGGCCGCGACGTGCTCGCCAGCGCCCAGACAGGAACCGGCAAAACCGCCGCGTTTGGACTCCCGTTGCTCCAGATGGTCTCAGCACTGCCGCGCAAGCGCACGCACGGGCTGATCCTCGCGCCGACGCGCGAACTCGCCGCGCAGATCGCCGCGCATCTCACCGAACTCGCGAAGGGCTCCGGCCTGCGGGTCCGTGCGATCTTCGGGGGCATCGGCTACGCGCCGCAGATGCACGCGATCCGCACCGGCACCGAGATCCTCGTCGCGACGCCGGGCCGCCTGATCGACCACCTCGATCAAGGCGCGCGACTCGACGACGTCTCGCTGCTCGTCCTCGACGAAGCGGACCGTATGCTCGACATGGGCTTTCTCCCCGCCGTGCGCCGCATCGTCGCGAAAGCGCCCGCGCGCAAGCAGACGCTGTTCTTCTCGGCGACGATCGCGCCCGAGATTGCGAAGCTCAGCCGCGAACTGCTACGCGATCCGGTGCGCATCGAGATCGCCTCGAAGAGCGCGGAAGTGACGGCCGAGGGGATCACCCACGTCGCGTACACGATCGACCAGCAGCGCAAGACCGATCTGCTCGTCGAACTGCTCAAAGACAACAACATCTTCAGCGCGATCGCGTTTACGCGCACGAAAGCGCGCGCCAACCGCCTCGCGATGGCGCTCGAAAAGCACGGGATCGGCGCCGACCGCATCCACGGCGACCGTTCGCAGGCCCAGCGCACCCGCGCGCTCGCCGATTTCAAGCGCGGAAAACTCCGCGTCCTCGTCGCCACCGACGTCGCCGCGCGCGGCATCGACATCGCCGACCTCGGTCACGTCGTCAACTTCGACGTCCCGATGGTCGCCGAAGATTACGTGCACCGCGTCGGCCGTACGGCACGCGCCGAGGCGACGGGCGACGCGATCACGTTCGTCGCGCACGACGAAGAGAAGCTCTTCCGCGACATCGAGAAAGTCGTCGGACGGCGCATCGACCGCGCCAAGCTTCCAGAACTTCCGCCCGCAAAAGCGCCGCTCGCCGCGCCCCAGCAGCACCCGTCGTTCGCCGTGCCGCGCCGGGGCGACCCGGTCCATCACGCACCGCGCGCCCGCAACGCGCCCGCCCGCCCCCGCACCGCGCCACGCTGA
- a CDS encoding retropepsin-like aspartic protease yields MESYRERRTEYCRHKRPIMLLVLAAALATAALPPPERLRIVRTSSGAVRFVRLHATVAGAGVRGTETDLIDLATGRTVERIVAGPLSSGNGYDGTRSWGADATGMPIVNGNAEDRRDAAAWAHFFGRNGPERPAIRLLAARGPRIVLRVTYPRMTGPLDVTVDRRNGTIAEVIDRSGIDVAADRFSDYRRIRGTVLPFQTVTTTRTGVWIERVRSVDFPAHVADAAFAPPPPPRDATLDGVSTVPIALHNGIPVVVVRIAGVPLRMLFDSGGSNLMTSRTARRLGVQLVGDDKTGGIGPGLVAERYATVARMEIGRASMRSQPFAVVDDPSMHDADGTIGCEVLQRFAVRFDFARRTVSFARDAALLDPAGTEIPIRFSGCQPEIDGGFDAFDGPIAIDTGSAFGLDVMSPFTRAHRLVARYHASATERGLGIGGASFGYLATARTLRLGPVQVRNVPIKLNLERTGSFADPSQLGNVGTRVLGKFTTMFDYSTNRMWLMSR; encoded by the coding sequence GTGGAGTCCTACCGCGAGAGGCGCACAGAATACTGCCGCCATAAACGACCGATAATGCTTCTTGTTCTCGCCGCCGCGCTCGCGACGGCGGCGCTTCCGCCGCCCGAGCGCCTGCGCATCGTCCGCACGTCGAGCGGTGCCGTGCGGTTCGTGCGCCTGCACGCGACCGTGGCGGGTGCCGGCGTCCGCGGCACCGAGACCGATCTGATCGACCTTGCAACGGGACGCACCGTCGAGCGGATCGTCGCCGGCCCGCTCTCGTCGGGCAACGGTTACGACGGGACGCGCAGCTGGGGCGCCGACGCGACCGGGATGCCGATCGTGAACGGCAACGCCGAGGACCGCCGCGACGCCGCAGCGTGGGCGCACTTCTTCGGCCGCAACGGCCCGGAGCGCCCGGCGATCCGGCTGCTCGCCGCTCGCGGGCCGCGGATCGTGCTGCGCGTGACGTATCCGCGGATGACCGGTCCACTCGACGTCACCGTTGATCGCCGGAACGGGACGATCGCGGAGGTGATCGACCGCTCCGGAATCGACGTTGCCGCCGACCGCTTCTCCGACTATCGCCGGATCCGCGGCACCGTGCTTCCGTTCCAAACCGTCACGACGACGCGCACCGGCGTGTGGATCGAACGCGTGCGCAGCGTCGATTTTCCGGCGCACGTCGCTGACGCCGCGTTCGCGCCCCCGCCGCCGCCGCGCGACGCGACGCTCGACGGCGTGAGCACCGTACCGATCGCGCTGCACAACGGCATCCCCGTCGTCGTCGTGCGGATCGCCGGCGTCCCGCTGCGGATGCTGTTCGACTCGGGCGGCTCCAACTTGATGACGTCGCGCACCGCGCGTCGACTTGGCGTGCAACTCGTCGGCGACGACAAGACCGGCGGGATCGGACCGGGTCTGGTCGCCGAACGCTATGCGACCGTCGCGCGGATGGAGATCGGGCGCGCGTCGATGCGCTCGCAGCCGTTCGCCGTCGTCGACGATCCGTCGATGCACGACGCCGACGGGACGATCGGCTGCGAGGTGCTGCAGCGTTTCGCGGTCCGGTTCGACTTCGCGCGGCGCACCGTTTCGTTCGCGCGCGACGCCGCGCTGCTCGATCCAGCGGGGACGGAGATTCCGATCCGGTTTTCGGGGTGTCAGCCCGAGATCGACGGCGGGTTCGACGCGTTCGACGGCCCCATCGCGATCGACACCGGCAGCGCGTTCGGACTCGACGTGATGTCGCCGTTCACCCGCGCGCACCGGCTGGTCGCACGGTACCATGCGAGCGCAACGGAGCGCGGCCTGGGGATCGGAGGCGCGAGCTTCGGATACCTTGCAACGGCGCGCACGCTGCGCCTAGGCCCGGTGCAGGTGCGCAACGTTCCGATCAAGCTGAATCTGGAGCGAACCGGCTCCTTCGCCGATCCCTCGCAGCTGGGGAACGTCGGCACGCGCGTCCTCGGCAAATTCACGACGATGTTCGACTACTCTACGAACCGCATGTGGCTCATGTCACGCTGA